ACAGCATATTTTATCATTATAAAACTCCAACAGGCTAACATATGTTCATGCAGGCTACTAATGTGAAATATCGGTCATGTTAAATGTGCAGACAGTGATGCCTCAAATCACGTCAGGTGTGATCATGCAGCTGACTCTGCTGCTGTCAGCTTTACCTGCGCAATATATCATCTCCAGATGGACAAGCGGCACCGCGGCACAACGACACATCGCTACTCAGAGGTAAACACACGAGATAGGATATAATATATCAGGACTTTTAATATAGgctaccggtcaaaagtttggaatcaactatttttaatgtttttgtaaaaCGTCTatatgctcatcaagcctgcaattatttgatcaaaaataaagaaaatagtaattgttaaatattattaaaatttaaaatatatggttgtgtattttaatataggcctactttaaatatattttatgtctgtgatcaaagctgaattttcagcatcattactccgtcagtgtcacatgatccttcagaaagaTATACGATTTGATAGGCTAGGCTACTcagttatcaatgttgaaaacagttgtgctgcttagtattttttagaaaaaaattgtatgattcattatgaataaaagttttaaaagtagagcattcattcaaacaatataaatgttttactaTCACTTTTGTCAATTTACAGTTATCatatccttgctgaatacaagtattaatttattttaaaaacaacaaaacaaaaacaaagggaaaaaaaagactgaccccaaacttgaccggtagtgtatattgttacaaaatatttttattttaaataaatgctgttcttttattttatttatttatttatttatttatttatttatttatttatttatcaatgAATCCTAACAAAAAGgtctgtaaaaaatattaagcagcacaattgtTTTGTTACAGCAATAttgatatatgtatatttatctACCAATGTAACTGTACTTCATAGTCTCTCAATTAAAGAGACAGGACGTTCAAAAGAATCACTATTTGAAATATTACATTACGCATTCCATATTCAGTATCCTTGACAAATGGGACTCCATGAGAAGATCCTACTTGAACCCAACTGCTTGGGTTGACTGGCTAAATACCTGGATTCCTAAACTACCGTAAGAGTATGCAATTTCTTTCTTTAAGTCATTACGAATGCCCCTTAAAGGCTGAGGTGTGATGTTGTGTCACTTTACAGGTCCTTCGGAGAGAAAGAGGAACAGTACCAAACCCTGGAAGAAGCGCTCGAAATCGAGATGTTGATGCATGATAATGAGCAAGGGTACTTTGGAGGTACATGTAATGATTTCACAGCAGTTATTTAGATGCACTATATTGTCAAAAATATTAGGACTCcactccaaatcattgaattgcATTTCAAATCACTTTCATTGCCACAGGTGTATagaatcaagcacctaggcatgcagactgcttctacaaacatttgtgaaagagggtcgctctcaggagctcagtgtaTTCAAGTGTAGAACCATGAAAAGTTGCCATCTGTGCACCTGTGCAATAAGcccattcatgaaatttcctcactactaaatattccatgatTAActtttagtggtattataaaaaagtggaagcaattgggaacaactcagccacaaagtggtaggccacgtaaaatcatagagcggggtcagtgcatgctgaggtgcatagtgtgcagaagtcgccaacaGTAGCAATAGACCTCCAAATTTAGTTTGGCCTTCAGATTatctcaagaacagtgtgtagagagcgtcatggaatgggtttccatgactgagcagctgcatccaagccttacatcaccatgtgtgggatgcagtggtgtaaatcacaccgccactggactctaaagCGGTGGAGACGTGTActctggagtgatgaatcaAGCTTgactgactgcattgtgccaagtgtaatgtTTGGTGGAGGGGAGTTATGGTTCGGGTCATTTTTGAAGGGTTGGgcatggccccttagttccagtaaaaggaacttttaatgctttagcataccaagacattttggacaatttcatgctcccaaagcATGAAATTgtaggaacagtttggggatggctccttcctgtttcaacatgactgtgcaccagtaagattcataaagaaatgtatgagcgagtttggtgtggaggaacttgactgggcTGCACAACCTGATAAATTAGAggggagactgtgagccaggccttcttgaccaacatcagtgcctgacctcacaaattcttcttctagaagaatggtcaaaaatttcaataaacacactcctaaaccttgtggaaagccttcccagaagagttcaAACTGTTATAACTGCAAAGGGTCGCCCAAATCTTTATTAAACGGTACAATATataatgggatgtcattaaagttcatgtgtatGTAAAAGCAGGCTTCCCAAAACCTTTGCCAAAtgtcaatatagtgtatgttcaTGTAATCTGGTATTTACAGTTTGTTTAATTATAGGAAATCTAGAAGTAACAGAACATGATATGCGTTTATATGTGAACAGTCTCAAGGGAGGTGCGAAGCCCCAGGCCGGCATACGTGTTGCACCGTGTAGGTCAAGTTATCATGGAGACGCAGAATAAAATGGTTGGAGTGATAGTGGGCTGGGATGCAGGACTCCAAGCCCCCCCAGAGTggatcaaaagaaagaaattctcAGACTCAGAGGTTTGTAAaacagataaatgctgtttgtCATCAATGTCATAACCTGAAACCACAGAAATATAACAGTAGTTCAttaaaaatgtgtatttgtATGTAGCTGGAGAGAGCCAAGGACACTCCTCATTACAGAATTCTGTTCAGTGGGCCTGATTCCTTATCAATACTGATCGGATACATCCCCCAGTATAACGTGAAGCTCTTTCAAGGCTTTAGGGTACAGAGAAATCCTTTATGTTTTCCCCACCCCTCTTTTTAACTTTCATGTTCACCTTGTCTTCTAGGTTGTTTGGACTTAATCAGTCTTAATCTTAATCAGTGTTTCTGTTTATCTTGTGCCACAGCCGGACATTCCTTCTCTAGAGCGCTATTTTTCACACTTCGATGGGGAAAAGTTTGTTATGGAGGAATGGTTGAAGAAAATCTACCCTCACGACTGAAGGAGTAAAAAACCGAGAGGTTTTAAAACACGTGGAATCACAGACATAAAGCCTGCTATTCTTCATTGACAGTATTCTTTTAAAGCAAtgaaaaaataatcttgtttacATACCCCATATGCATATAGGCTACACTGAGCAATTTCAGTTATTAAACTGAAgaactaaaaacaaaacaaaatgctatTTGATTATcgcttttatatttttaaaatgatacATGTCTTAAGATTTTGTAAGGGATATGTAGAGGAGAACTTTTTGTGATGTCAAAACAAAATATAGACTATTAAAGGAACACGgtgactttttgggactttagcttattcactgtATCCTCGAGAGTAAGACTAGTCTatacataccattctcatctctgtGTGTGCCATAACTCTGCGTGACACACCTACCGCTAGCCtatagcttagcacaaagactggaggtaaacggctccatctagcctactgctcaataagtgacaaaataatgccaacattttcctatttacatgttgttaTGTGTATAGTAACGTTATGTattaaggccctgtccacacgaacacgggtattttcaaaaccgcacttttttgaaaactccggccagggtgaagattttttgAAACTCTGGTTACAGCATTGTCGTGTAGTTCagtgaaaccggagatttcggctttttaagtcgaagtgcgcgccgttctctcctttgtttgacgtcagattttccacattatctccttttgatttacgtgagtcgaGGCTAAGCGGTGGACTCTACTAACAGCGCTAATCACATGTAAAGTTATAGCCTATagatacatgttcagttatttcattgtattgcagaacaaaggcgccagaatgcaataatacaaataGTAAATCAAGTGTGTTAAGCTTCCATTTCGGCCCTGCACCATACAGTTACCTGTCACCGAGTCTGaagtaaaggaacttgtagaaggTATGGCATCCCTAAGTCAGTACAATTTCTATCGGTGCCGTGgatgggacccatgtggaaatcaggcagccaatcatagcgtagttttgcattctcatgtggacagtttaaaaaaaaaaaatgcttgtgtggacgcgattgtttCTTAAAatggaggaggaaaaactccggtaataaaaatacccttgtacgtgtggactaggcctaagACTGATGGAAAATTAAAAGTTCAGttttctagaccgatatggcTAGGGGCTATGGCGTGCACGGAGATAAGAAtggtatggacttatctaactctggggggaTACATTGAATAAGCCCCAAAAAGTTGGCGTGTTCCAAATGTTTGTATAATGATGCATGCATGTTGATCTGACTCAAATGGGTTCCAGGATATGAATGAATTTAGATGTCAATATGATATAGCTTATTTATTTAGATATAAAAACAAAAGGACTTGTGAAAAACAGTATTGAGAATTTGATCATCAGTGTTCAAAGTAAAGCCATAAATACAAATGTTATCTCttattaaagtttaatttatttaaaatatgccTTCTTGAAATGTACTCTTATTGTGTCCATCAGTCCATGTGTATTATAAAACCTTGCTAGCCTTGCTTGTTTAGAAACACAAGTTGCATGCATGTCACCTATTTTCATGAAGTTCTGAATTTCCATTTacgatttataggcttttgagtataTTTTGCCATGGCCCTTTTCTAAATTTAacaacgatttgattgacagcagtgatttttgaggcaaagttgttcaaaacAAAGAGATCTGACATTTGATAAAAGCAATGGGCCACATTCATGAAACACAAGCATAACGAATTTGTGTGTAAATAGTTTGTAAAGCCATTTTGACCAACATTTTTGGATTTACGAAAATGTTCGTATATTCAAAATGTTAGTTGTTTCAAAGAAATTTACAAATGCTCCCTACCATGTGTAATGGCAATTTCTTTCTCATAGACTTTCAAGGCCATGTCAAACAGtcccaccaagtttcgttccgattggcctccattaaccttgtctaataggtgctcaaacttcattggttgatggcggccatgttttgcCAAACACTGTCTGCAATGCATGCCAATTTTCAAGGCAATCGGTCATATGTTTAGCCAATTTCAGATTTTTGCAGCAAGCTTTTTTACCCACGTGTGACAAATTGAGCCTGTACAgacacacaaaatatattttagttaaagAAGGTTTTAaaccaaattcaaaatggcggaaaatggTGGGAACTAAAGCAATGTTAACGTGAACAAGATGCATGAAGATGATATCGGCACGCGCTCGGCAGGTGCAGGTATGTGGagtcttttttcccccttcagGTGTGAGATGTTTTGGCCGTGATGAATCTGAAATTGCAGTCATAGTAGTGTGGTCACTCAAACGCTTGGTAAAATGTTAATTAACAGAAGGTGGTTGTCATACCTCGCTGTTTGTTACCCAAAACAACAAGCATAATAGGTTCAAACGCTAGTCCTCGGCAAACTCATTGGAAATATTCTTATGACGGCCAAAATCAGTTTTGTTTGAaaaatgtgttgttgttttttctcctCAGTGAGAAACTTTGCCTACACAAGTTGTTTTACACGACGGCTTTGAAGGTTTAACATATTGACTGGTTTGGTTTCTGACAGCTTCAGTCATCGAGTAGCCTATTGGGATAAATCAAATAATTTAAGATTAAACTTGAAAAACAAACAACTTATTATTGTGGTATTTAAACAAGCAAACACATGGGAAGTCAAATTCTCTTTCTAAAGGATGGGTCCATATAAGTCTCTCAAAAAAGGGTCATATGGACATCAAAAACATCTTGGCCAGGTACGAgatcaaaataaatcaaataatatatatatatatatatttttaaaagatctGCACACTGTTATTCTTCATTTATATAGAAATAATTAAAAGTGGCAACATTTCTGGACAAAGGTCTTTGCCTGAAATGTTGCCACTTTtaactatttgtaaataaagggaggttatttaaaaaatattgtgtaGATCTAATAATGGGAGAAAAATATTGTGTAAATTTTCCaatccaacattttttttagtcGTTCACCTGTATTTATTCACCCTGCTTGTAGATTTTTAATGCCTTATTTTAGTCTTTATATTTATCAATTTTTGAGTCTTTCATTTTCAGTACTCAAAGCCTCTTGTCAACTGTTTTGAGATTCTTCGTTGTTAATATCCTGGATTTGTGCTTGTGCTTTTTATCTGTGGGTTATGTagtaattcatttttaattgcTCTTTCATCTTTCGTTACATTATTTGATCATCAGGCTTTTCCGTTTGctgtcttttttcttttagaCAGTCAAATCAAGTTAACTTAACCCTGCCTTCACTTTTCTTGTAatgaaatattttgagaagCTTGTGAAGAGATTCTAAAGCAACCTGAGCAAGCTCTTGACTCTATGCCAGTTTGCCGACCTTTGTTtagtcatggcaccctttgaaatttttttactttttgtggcACCTCCTCGCATACTttaacggtacagattgctcatggttcggtttgtatcacggttttaggttcatggTTTCAGTatggttcggtatttgctatgttcagggaaaaaGGACTTctgtcaaattaaaataaagaaaataagaacaaataattaaatacaagaagcagcataaataaatactactGAGCAaggatactaataaaataaacaatgtttttcggtagagaaattaaataaagtaatcaaatgtaaaataactgcatatttaactgtttaaattaaagatgaatccttattaaagttacaaaagctattcaatcaagagcagtgagtgatgtcattatcttttgtttgacattaaaccgactactgcccctttaagccCTAATACAAGGACATGCAGTGTTTTTCTGTATATGGACTgtagttcacttaaggcatgactatgtctgcttggataatcatcaagatggacatgttgacacttttgtgtgagtttttccgtttaagcacaagacttgaaagagaactcaatatttgcgcactGTGAGACGTTTGCATGCTTTCGGATGAGCACAGAGACAAATCTTCTCTCAACACGCGCAAGTTCTCATTCAcatcttctggctctacacgcgGGTGATGACGGGAAATACCGGTGTGTTTTAATTTATAAAGTTCTGTTAGGTTTATTACCAAAATATCTTCAAGAATTGCTTCTACCTCATATTAGTACATATACAACCAGATCATCTCACCAAATTCTTTTAACTATCCCAAAAAAGAGAACCGGTTATGGCCGTTCAGCTTTTTGTTTTGCTGCTGCTAATGACTGGAATTTAGTACAAGTCACTGAAATtggaaatgtatattttaatttcAGCATTCAAATAAACTATTAAGGAGTGTTTTTATTacataatgtaaatgtattaaattaatgCTTATATGTATGTACTACAGAATATTTGTGTATGTCTTTCAGGAGATCTAATTCTCCTGTTGTTGAAAATAAGAACTTGTTCTTAAGTAACttgcctggttaaataaaggttaaattattaaaaaataattttattttttattaaaaataaaaaaattatcaaaaattgTGAGTCTGCTACGCGACAATGAGTCCGGTCATGGCCCTATTATTGATGAGTTTGTCACCAGGGGTCTGTTCTTCGTACCTCGTTTACATCTTAGATGacttgacagatcccagatcttttaatcatgataactgatctctggataatttggttcttcaaacaaatttgcggattggagtaaaatatctggattaagttaTCTATTACGTGTTCTTGTtttccctgaagagggcagatacGTCGATTCTCAAAAccagcaatgcagcgattggctggcagCAAGACAACATAATGGCATCATATcattaaaaaagccacctggtaaaaaaaaaatgtcataccCTGAAAGTTACCACCATTTTTGGAAGCAAAAGGTGAGATTATCCGCTAACTTACTCTTTAACAT
This region of Pseudorasbora parva isolate DD20220531a chromosome 6, ASM2467924v1, whole genome shotgun sequence genomic DNA includes:
- the si:dkey-261l7.2 gene encoding uncharacterized protein si:dkey-261l7.2 isoform X1 encodes the protein MLNVQTVMPQITSGVIMQLTLLLSALPAQYIISRWTSGTAAQRHIATQSILDKWDSMRRSYLNPTAWVDWLNTWIPKLPSFGEKEEQYQTLEEALEIEMLMHDNEQGYFGVSREVRSPRPAYVLHRVGQVIMETQNKMVGVIVGWDAGLQAPPEWIKRKKFSDSELERAKDTPHYRILFSGPDSLSILIGYIPQYNVKLFQGFRPDIPSLERYFSHFDGEKFVMEEWLKKIYPHD
- the si:dkey-261l7.2 gene encoding uncharacterized protein si:dkey-261l7.2 isoform X2, producing MPQITSGVIMQLTLLLSALPAQYIISRWTSGTAAQRHIATQSILDKWDSMRRSYLNPTAWVDWLNTWIPKLPSFGEKEEQYQTLEEALEIEMLMHDNEQGYFGVSREVRSPRPAYVLHRVGQVIMETQNKMVGVIVGWDAGLQAPPEWIKRKKFSDSELERAKDTPHYRILFSGPDSLSILIGYIPQYNVKLFQGFRPDIPSLERYFSHFDGEKFVMEEWLKKIYPHD